A window from Bosea sp. ANAM02 encodes these proteins:
- a CDS encoding usg protein, with protein MASTDIARQIAGYGLTTAGILYRLPDHPSILQEYVWQDYDLAPRFPELNKFLAFWQAKLDGKLFRITVAHKDLIGPADLCAVSGEFRLQ; from the coding sequence ATGGCTTCAACGGACATCGCCCGCCAGATCGCCGGCTACGGATTGACCACTGCCGGCATCCTCTACCGCCTGCCCGACCACCCTTCGATCCTCCAGGAATATGTCTGGCAGGACTACGACCTCGCCCCGCGCTTCCCCGAGCTCAACAAGTTCCTCGCCTTCTGGCAGGCCAAGCTCGACGGCAAGCTGTTTCGCATCACCGTGGCCCACAAGGACCTGATCGGCCCGGCTGACCTCTGCGCGGTCAGCGGCGAGTTCCGGCTCCAGTGA
- a CDS encoding exonuclease domain-containing protein: MLSNRVRVIDLETAGDGPHDVCEIGWQDVSLGADGRWEVTEERGALLVNPGRAISADTMAVHHIRDEDVAGAPYWKDIAPSILKPERGVLALAAHRAAFEQRYCRPRLSAGAQWICTWKCALRLWPELPRFSNQMLRYQRKPAGLVHEIGLPAHRAMPDAYVTAHHLRDMLNEASIDQLLAWSIEPGLLPRVPTGPDRGKTWNQLSASALSELAASRDVDLRFSAKTELKRRNGRNEVDREPPQARLL, translated from the coding sequence ATGCTCAGTAATCGCGTTCGGGTCATCGACCTTGAGACGGCCGGCGACGGCCCCCACGACGTCTGTGAAATCGGTTGGCAGGACGTCTCGCTAGGAGCCGATGGACGCTGGGAAGTCACCGAGGAACGCGGCGCGCTTCTCGTCAATCCCGGACGCGCCATCTCCGCCGATACGATGGCAGTGCACCATATTCGGGATGAGGACGTTGCTGGCGCGCCGTACTGGAAGGATATAGCGCCGTCTATCCTGAAGCCTGAGCGCGGAGTATTGGCTTTGGCGGCGCACCGAGCGGCGTTCGAACAGCGATACTGCCGACCGCGGCTGAGCGCGGGTGCTCAATGGATCTGCACCTGGAAATGCGCCTTGCGCCTCTGGCCGGAGCTGCCCCGGTTCTCAAATCAGATGCTTCGGTATCAGCGGAAGCCGGCGGGCCTCGTGCACGAGATTGGCTTGCCCGCTCATCGCGCGATGCCCGATGCGTACGTAACTGCGCACCATCTCCGTGACATGTTGAATGAAGCTTCGATCGACCAATTACTTGCGTGGAGCATAGAGCCCGGCTTGCTCCCTCGCGTGCCAACGGGGCCTGATCGCGGCAAGACATGGAATCAGTTGAGCGCGTCGGCGCTGTCAGAACTCGCCGCCAGTCGTGATGTCGATCTTCGGTTCAGTGCTAAGACTGAACTTAAGCGGCGAAATGGCAGGAACGAAGTCGACCGCGAACCACCACAGGCACGCTTGCTCTGA
- a CDS encoding PAS domain-containing protein, with protein MPATKLYESGLPVTEATFKILTDAMPQMVWSTLPDGFHDYYNERWYEFTGVPRGSTDGEGWAGMFHEDDQPEAWRRWRHSLDTGEPYEVEYRLRHHTGQYRWTIGRAQAVRDQNGKIVRWIGTCTDIHEAKLVAEANELLSHELSHRIKNIFSVVGSLIALTAREFPQAKAFATQFRERVASLGRAHEFVRLHSESSRPAVEITTLQGLLASLFEPYPAFDIGRIAISGDDPMVDDRGATPLALLFHELVTNAIKYGALSNDTGTVAIKIYRQKANIVIDWVERGGPEITGEPSHAGFGSKLAVMSVERQLGGSFKREWDILGLRATATIAERRLAR; from the coding sequence TTGCCCGCAACCAAACTTTATGAAAGCGGGCTGCCGGTTACGGAAGCAACCTTCAAGATCCTGACCGATGCCATGCCGCAGATGGTCTGGTCCACGCTGCCAGATGGCTTCCACGACTACTACAACGAGCGCTGGTACGAATTCACAGGTGTTCCGCGTGGGTCCACCGATGGTGAAGGCTGGGCGGGGATGTTCCACGAGGACGACCAGCCGGAGGCATGGCGTCGCTGGCGCCATTCGCTGGACACCGGTGAGCCATACGAGGTCGAGTACCGCCTCCGTCACCATACCGGTCAGTATCGTTGGACGATCGGCCGAGCGCAGGCCGTCCGAGATCAAAACGGGAAGATCGTGCGGTGGATCGGCACCTGCACTGATATTCACGAGGCGAAACTCGTCGCCGAGGCCAACGAGCTACTGAGCCATGAACTCAGTCATCGCATCAAGAACATCTTTTCGGTGGTAGGAAGCCTGATCGCTTTGACGGCCCGGGAGTTCCCACAAGCTAAAGCGTTCGCGACACAGTTTCGGGAAAGGGTTGCTTCGTTGGGTCGGGCGCATGAATTCGTTCGATTGCACAGCGAGTCGTCGCGCCCCGCGGTGGAGATAACAACGCTACAGGGACTACTTGCGTCGTTGTTCGAACCCTATCCTGCGTTCGATATTGGCCGCATCGCGATCTCCGGCGATGACCCGATGGTCGATGATCGTGGGGCTACCCCCCTCGCGCTTTTATTTCACGAGCTTGTCACCAACGCGATCAAGTATGGCGCGCTTTCAAATGACACTGGGACAGTCGCGATCAAAATTTATCGCCAAAAGGCCAATATCGTCATCGATTGGGTCGAGCGTGGTGGTCCGGAGATTACAGGCGAACCGTCACATGCTGGCTTCGGGAGCAAACTCGCGGTGATGAGTGTCGAGCGTCAGCTGGGCGGCAGTTTCAAGCGCGAATGGGATATTTTAGGCCTCCGTGCAACCGCGACAATCGCGGAGCGACGGCTCGCTAGATAA
- a CDS encoding error-prone DNA polymerase yields MSARYAELQVTSHFSFLRGASSAEELFAQAALLGVEALAVVDRNSLAGIVRAHEAAKTTGVRLIVGCRLDLADGMSLLVYPTDRPAYSRLCRLLSIGKRRGGKGRCQLEWSDVAEYAEGLVAVLVPELADEDCAFRLRRLREGFGDRAYLALTLRRRPNDHLRLHELSNLATRMRVATIVTNDVLFHEPARRILQDVVTCIRHNVTIDALGDRRERHADRYLKPPEEMHRLFARYPEALARTLQIADRCRFSLDELAYQYPEERDDPTLTPQETLAKLTWQGAAQRYPEGLSESVRASLNHELTLIERLGYAPYFLTVNAIVRFARSRDILCQGRGSAANSAVCFVLGITSIDPGRNDLLFERFVSEERREPPDIDVDFEHERREIVMQWVFDTYGRDRAALCSTVIRYRTKGALRDVGKALGLPEDLIGTLSSQVWAWSEVGVEKRHVEELNLNLADRRLRLALDLTRQLHGAPRHLSQHPGGFVLTHDRLDDLVPIEPAAMADRQVIEWDKDDIDALKFMKVDVLALGMLTCMKRGLDMLADHKGIALDLASIPAEDPRTYAMIRKADTLGTFQIESRAQMSMLPRLKPRTYYDLVVQVAIVRPGPIQGDMVHPYLRRREGREPVHYPKPELEKVLGKTLGVPLFQEQAMRVAIECAGFTPGEADMLRKSMATFKFTGGVSKFKEKLVAGMVANGYEAEFAEQTFRQLEGFGSYGFPESHAASFALIAYASAWLKCWHPEVFCAALLNSQPMGFYAPAQIVRDARDHGVEVRPVCANASCWDCTLEPTSDGRRFAVRLGLRIVKGLSNAHAAAIVTARACLPFESIEDLWRRARVPVAALAQVAEADGFRPSLGLARREALWAIRVLRDEPLPLFSAAADRQADETPEPAIALRPMTPGGDVVEDYRHVGLSLRDHPVSFLRQDLRRRGIVSCQAAMEARDGRWLEAAGIVLVRQRPGSAKGVMFITLEDESGIANLVVWPKVFELFRRTILSAGMISVRGRIQREGEVVHLVAQRLTDLSAVIAGVGKRGQPFPLPHGRGDEFHHGSATPDPRNLPPKGLRARDIYIPDLHIDAIKVKTRDFR; encoded by the coding sequence ATGAGCGCCCGGTATGCGGAGCTACAGGTCACCAGCCATTTCAGCTTCCTGCGCGGCGCGTCCTCGGCCGAGGAACTGTTCGCCCAAGCGGCGCTGCTCGGCGTCGAGGCGCTCGCCGTCGTGGACCGAAACTCGCTCGCCGGCATCGTCCGGGCCCACGAGGCGGCGAAGACCACGGGCGTGAGGCTGATCGTCGGATGCCGCCTCGATCTCGCGGACGGCATGTCCCTGCTGGTCTACCCGACCGACCGACCCGCCTACTCGCGGCTCTGCCGACTGCTCTCGATCGGCAAGAGGCGCGGCGGCAAGGGGCGATGTCAGCTGGAATGGTCGGATGTCGCCGAATATGCGGAAGGGCTGGTCGCGGTGCTCGTGCCGGAACTGGCCGACGAGGACTGCGCCTTTCGCCTGCGCCGGCTTCGGGAAGGATTTGGCGATCGCGCCTATCTCGCCCTCACGCTGCGGCGCCGGCCGAACGACCACCTCCGGCTGCACGAGCTGTCGAATCTCGCGACCCGGATGCGCGTAGCCACGATCGTCACCAACGACGTGCTCTTTCATGAGCCTGCGCGGCGAATCCTGCAGGACGTCGTCACCTGCATTCGCCACAACGTGACGATCGACGCGCTCGGCGACCGGCGCGAGCGCCATGCCGACCGTTACCTGAAGCCGCCCGAAGAGATGCACCGGCTGTTCGCGCGTTACCCCGAGGCCCTGGCACGGACGCTGCAGATCGCCGATCGATGCAGGTTCTCGCTCGACGAGCTCGCTTACCAATACCCGGAGGAGCGCGACGATCCCACGCTGACGCCGCAGGAGACTTTGGCCAAGCTGACCTGGCAGGGCGCTGCGCAACGCTATCCCGAGGGTCTGTCCGAAAGCGTTCGGGCTAGCCTGAACCATGAGCTGACGCTGATCGAAAGGCTCGGTTACGCGCCATACTTCCTGACGGTGAACGCCATCGTCCGCTTCGCCCGCTCGCGTGATATCCTCTGCCAAGGTCGCGGCTCGGCGGCGAACTCGGCCGTCTGCTTCGTCCTCGGCATCACCTCGATTGACCCGGGCCGCAACGACCTGCTGTTCGAGCGCTTCGTTTCGGAGGAGCGCCGGGAGCCGCCGGACATCGATGTCGACTTCGAGCATGAGCGGCGCGAGATCGTGATGCAGTGGGTGTTCGACACCTATGGCCGCGATCGCGCGGCCTTGTGCTCGACAGTCATCCGCTACAGGACCAAGGGCGCCCTTCGCGATGTGGGAAAGGCGCTGGGCCTGCCCGAGGACCTGATCGGGACGTTGTCGTCGCAGGTCTGGGCATGGTCGGAAGTGGGCGTCGAGAAGCGGCACGTCGAGGAACTCAACCTCAACCTGGCCGATAGACGGCTGCGTCTCGCACTCGATCTCACCCGCCAGCTCCACGGCGCCCCGCGCCACCTCTCGCAGCATCCCGGCGGCTTCGTCCTCACTCATGATCGTCTCGACGACCTCGTCCCGATCGAGCCGGCGGCGATGGCCGATCGTCAGGTCATCGAATGGGACAAGGACGATATCGACGCACTGAAGTTCATGAAGGTCGACGTTCTCGCACTGGGCATGCTGACCTGCATGAAGCGAGGCCTGGACATGCTCGCCGATCACAAGGGTATCGCGCTCGACTTAGCCTCCATCCCGGCCGAGGATCCACGGACCTACGCGATGATCCGCAAAGCCGACACGCTCGGCACCTTCCAGATCGAGAGCCGCGCGCAGATGTCGATGCTGCCCCGCCTCAAACCTCGCACCTACTATGACCTCGTTGTGCAGGTCGCGATCGTTCGGCCCGGCCCGATCCAGGGCGACATGGTCCACCCCTATCTCCGGCGGCGCGAGGGGCGCGAGCCGGTGCACTATCCCAAGCCCGAGCTGGAGAAGGTCCTGGGCAAGACGCTCGGCGTGCCGCTCTTCCAGGAGCAGGCGATGCGCGTCGCAATCGAATGCGCCGGCTTCACGCCAGGCGAGGCCGACATGCTGCGCAAGAGCATGGCCACCTTCAAGTTCACGGGCGGCGTGTCGAAGTTCAAGGAGAAGCTCGTCGCCGGCATGGTCGCCAACGGGTACGAGGCCGAGTTCGCTGAACAGACCTTCCGGCAGCTCGAAGGCTTCGGCTCTTACGGCTTTCCGGAAAGCCACGCGGCATCCTTCGCCCTGATCGCCTACGCCTCCGCCTGGCTGAAGTGCTGGCATCCAGAGGTGTTCTGCGCCGCGCTCCTGAACAGCCAGCCCATGGGTTTCTATGCGCCGGCGCAGATCGTTCGGGATGCTCGCGACCACGGCGTCGAGGTCCGGCCGGTCTGCGCGAACGCGTCTTGCTGGGACTGCACGCTGGAGCCGACCAGCGACGGGAGGCGCTTTGCCGTTCGCTTGGGGCTGAGGATTGTGAAGGGGTTGTCCAACGCCCACGCTGCCGCGATCGTCACGGCCCGAGCCTGTCTGCCGTTCGAGTCGATCGAGGATCTCTGGCGCCGGGCTCGGGTGCCGGTGGCAGCGTTGGCGCAAGTCGCCGAGGCTGATGGCTTTCGGCCGAGCCTCGGGTTAGCGCGGAGAGAGGCGCTCTGGGCGATCCGCGTCCTGCGCGACGAACCGCTGCCGCTGTTCTCCGCGGCTGCGGATAGGCAGGCCGATGAGACGCCCGAGCCTGCCATCGCGCTCCGGCCGATGACGCCCGGTGGAGATGTGGTCGAGGACTATCGCCATGTCGGGCTGTCGCTTCGCGATCATCCGGTCTCATTCCTGCGGCAGGATCTTCGGCGCAGGGGCATTGTCAGCTGTCAGGCCGCAATGGAAGCGCGCGATGGACGTTGGCTCGAAGCCGCCGGCATCGTCTTGGTACGGCAGCGGCCTGGCTCGGCCAAGGGTGTCATGTTCATTACCCTCGAGGATGAAAGCGGGATCGCGAACCTCGTGGTTTGGCCCAAGGTGTTCGAGCTGTTCAGGCGGACGATCCTTTCCGCAGGGATGATCTCGGTCCGCGGACGCATCCAGCGCGAGGGCGAGGTTGTCCACCTCGTGGCGCAGAGGCTCACTGATCTATCTGCCGTCATCGCCGGTGTTGGGAAGCGCGGGCAGCCTTTCCCGCTGCCTCATGGACGAGGTGACGAGTTTCATCATGGCTCTGCAACGCCTGATCCGCGCAATCTTCCGCCCAAGGGACTACGAGCCCGGGACATTTATATCCCCGATCTGCATATCGACGCGATCAAGGTGAAGACGCGGGATTTTCGTTGA
- a CDS encoding IS3 family transposase (programmed frameshift), giving the protein MKDSKFSDAQKAFILKQGADGIPVAEICRRAGISQATYFNWKKKYDGLLPAEMRRLKQLEDENTKLRKLVADLALDREMLQDVIRRKNLRPGRKRELVGLVCGEWQVSIRRACAVLEFDTSSYHYKSCRPDQASLAARIKAICETRVRYGYRRVDVLLRREGWHVNQKRIRRIYNELGLQLRNKTPKRRVKAKLREDRAPATRPNDVWAMDFVHDQLATGRKIRVLTVVDTFSRFSPAADPRFSYRAEDVVATLERVCAKLGYPKTIRVDQGSEFVSRDLDLWAYAKGVTLDFSRPGKPTDNAFIEAFNGRFRSECLNTHWFLTLADAVEKMEAWLRYYNEDRPHGAIGNKPPILLQNPGGAPSPPP; this is encoded by the exons ATGAAGGATTCGAAGTTCTCGGACGCGCAGAAGGCGTTCATCCTGAAGCAGGGTGCGGACGGGATTCCGGTGGCGGAGATCTGCCGGCGGGCCGGGATCAGCCAGGCGACCTATTTCAACTGGAAGAAGAAGTACGACGGGCTGCTGCCGGCCGAGATGCGCCGGCTGAAGCAGCTCGAGGACGAGAACACGAAGTTGCGCAAGCTCGTCGCCGACCTCGCGCTGGACCGTGAGATGCTGCAGGACGTCATCCGCCGAAAAA ATCTAAGGCCTGGTCGCAAGCGCGAGCTCGTCGGCCTGGTCTGTGGAGAGTGGCAGGTGTCGATCCGGCGGGCCTGTGCGGTCCTGGAGTTCGACACGTCGAGCTACCACTACAAATCGTGCCGGCCCGATCAGGCCTCCTTGGCAGCGCGGATCAAGGCGATCTGCGAAACCCGCGTTCGCTATGGCTATCGCCGTGTCGACGTCCTGCTGCGGCGCGAGGGTTGGCACGTCAATCAGAAGCGGATTCGAAGGATCTACAATGAGTTAGGCTTACAACTCCGGAACAAGACGCCCAAGCGCCGGGTCAAGGCGAAGCTGCGCGAGGATCGCGCGCCGGCGACGCGGCCGAACGATGTCTGGGCAATGGATTTCGTCCATGACCAACTCGCCACAGGGCGCAAGATCCGGGTTCTGACGGTGGTCGACACCTTCTCCCGCTTCTCGCCGGCGGCCGATCCACGCTTCAGCTACCGGGCCGAAGACGTCGTTGCCACGCTGGAAAGGGTCTGTGCGAAACTGGGCTATCCGAAGACGATCCGGGTCGATCAGGGCTCCGAGTTCGTCAGCCGCGACCTCGACCTGTGGGCCTATGCCAAGGGCGTCACGCTGGACTTCTCCCGCCCGGGGAAGCCGACCGACAACGCCTTCATCGAGGCGTTCAACGGGCGCTTCCGCAGCGAGTGTCTGAACACGCACTGGTTCCTGACCCTTGCGGATGCGGTGGAAAAGATGGAGGCTTGGCTCAGATACTACAATGAGGATCGGCCGCACGGGGCCATCGGCAACAAGCCACCGATCCTGCTGCAAAATCCCGGCGGAGCGCCCAGCCCACCGCCGTGA
- the groL gene encoding chaperonin GroEL (60 kDa chaperone family; promotes refolding of misfolded polypeptides especially under stressful conditions; forms two stacked rings of heptamers to form a barrel-shaped 14mer; ends can be capped by GroES; misfolded proteins enter the barrel where they are refolded when GroES binds), whose product MAAKDVKFSQDARERMLRGVDTLANAVKVTLGPKGRNVVIEKSFGAPRITKDGVTVAKEIELSDKFENMGAQMVREVASKQNDAAGDGTTTATVLAQAIVREGAKAVAAGINPMDLKRGIDLAVEAVTKSLGEHSKTITGSEEVAQVGTISANGDRTIGEMIAEAMKKVGNEGVITVEEAKTAETELDVVEGMQFDRGYLSPYFVTNTEKMVAELEDPYILIHEKKLSGLQTMLPLLEAVVQTGKPLLVVAEDVEGEALATLVVNKLRGGLKIAAVKAPGFGDRRKAMLEDIAILTGGTAISEDLGIKLETVTLDMLGRAKKVRIEKENTTIVDGAGAKAEIDARVAQIKAQIEETSSDYDREKLQERLAKLAGGVAVIRVGGATEVEVKEKKDRVDDALNATRAAVEEGILPGGGVALLRAVNALEGLVPGNDEQRTGIEIVRKAITAPARQIVENAGGDGAVVVGKLLESSDYAWGYDAQTGEYGDLVKAGIIDPTKVVRTAIQDAASVAGLLITTEAMIAEAPKKDPAPAMPAGGMDY is encoded by the coding sequence ATGGCTGCGAAGGACGTGAAGTTTTCGCAGGACGCGCGCGAGCGGATGCTGCGCGGCGTCGACACGCTTGCCAACGCCGTGAAGGTCACGCTGGGTCCGAAGGGCCGCAACGTCGTGATCGAGAAGTCGTTCGGCGCTCCGCGCATCACCAAGGACGGCGTCACCGTCGCCAAGGAGATCGAACTTTCCGACAAGTTCGAGAACATGGGCGCCCAGATGGTTCGCGAGGTGGCGTCGAAGCAGAATGATGCCGCCGGCGACGGCACCACGACCGCGACCGTGCTCGCCCAGGCGATCGTCCGCGAGGGCGCCAAGGCAGTGGCTGCCGGCATCAATCCGATGGATCTCAAGCGCGGCATCGATCTCGCAGTCGAAGCGGTGACGAAGTCGCTCGGCGAGCATTCGAAGACCATCACCGGTTCGGAGGAGGTCGCGCAGGTCGGCACCATCTCCGCCAATGGCGACCGGACGATCGGCGAGATGATCGCCGAGGCGATGAAGAAGGTCGGCAACGAGGGCGTCATCACCGTCGAGGAAGCCAAGACGGCCGAGACCGAGCTCGACGTCGTCGAAGGCATGCAGTTCGATCGCGGCTATCTCTCGCCCTATTTCGTGACCAACACCGAGAAGATGGTTGCGGAGCTCGAAGACCCCTACATCCTGATCCACGAGAAGAAGCTTTCGGGTCTCCAGACGATGCTGCCGCTGCTGGAAGCGGTCGTCCAGACCGGCAAGCCGCTGCTGGTCGTGGCGGAGGATGTCGAGGGCGAGGCTCTCGCCACCCTCGTCGTCAACAAGCTCCGCGGCGGCCTCAAGATCGCCGCCGTCAAGGCTCCGGGCTTCGGCGACCGCCGCAAGGCGATGCTGGAGGATATCGCAATCCTGACCGGAGGGACCGCGATCAGCGAGGATCTCGGCATCAAGCTGGAGACCGTCACGCTCGACATGCTCGGCCGCGCCAAGAAGGTCCGCATCGAGAAGGAGAACACCACCATCGTCGATGGCGCTGGCGCGAAGGCCGAGATCGACGCCCGGGTCGCACAGATCAAGGCGCAGATCGAGGAAACCTCCTCGGACTACGACCGTGAGAAGCTGCAGGAACGCCTGGCCAAGCTCGCCGGCGGCGTCGCGGTGATCCGCGTCGGTGGGGCGACGGAGGTCGAGGTCAAGGAGAAGAAGGACCGCGTTGACGATGCCCTCAACGCCACCCGCGCTGCGGTCGAGGAGGGCATCCTGCCGGGCGGCGGCGTCGCCCTGCTGCGCGCGGTCAACGCGCTCGAAGGGCTCGTGCCCGGCAATGATGAGCAGCGTACTGGCATCGAGATCGTCCGCAAGGCGATCACGGCCCCGGCCCGCCAGATCGTCGAGAATGCCGGCGGCGATGGCGCGGTCGTGGTCGGCAAGCTGCTGGAGTCTTCCGATTACGCCTGGGGCTATGATGCCCAGACCGGCGAGTACGGCGATCTGGTCAAGGCCGGCATCATCGACCCGACCAAGGTCGTGCGCACGGCAATCCAGGACGCGGCGTCGGTCGCGGGCCTGCTGATCACCACCGAGGCGATGATCGCCGAGGCGCCGAAGAAAGACCCGGCCCCGGCCATGCCCGCCGGCGGAATGGACTATTGA
- the groES gene encoding co-chaperone GroES — MKFRPLHDRVVVKRIDAEEKTKGGIIIPDTAKEKPQEGEVVAVGAGARDETGKLVPPDVKVGDRVLFGKWSGTEVKIDGQDLLIMKESDIMGVVETTAALKKAA; from the coding sequence ATGAAGTTTCGGCCACTGCATGACCGCGTCGTCGTGAAGCGCATCGACGCCGAGGAGAAGACCAAGGGCGGGATCATCATTCCTGACACCGCCAAGGAAAAGCCGCAGGAGGGCGAGGTCGTCGCCGTCGGCGCCGGCGCGCGCGACGAGACCGGCAAGCTCGTGCCGCCGGACGTAAAGGTCGGCGACCGCGTGCTCTTCGGCAAATGGAGCGGCACCGAGGTCAAGATCGATGGCCAGGATCTCCTGATCATGAAGGAATCCGACATCATGGGCGTCGTCGAGACGACGGCTGCCCTCAAGAAGGCCGCCTGA
- the htpG gene encoding molecular chaperone HtpG produces the protein MTTTATPEHRSFEADVSRLLHMMVHSVYSDRDVFLRELISNAADACEKLRYEAIAKPELLGDDPKLAITISADPEGGKLTIADNGIGMSHDDMIEALGTIARSGTRSFMERVATADGKDGAQLIGQFGVGFYSAFMVAEKVEVVSRRASSAEAWIWSSDGKGEFTVAPAALDEAPSRGTRVTLHLIEEAKPYAERWTLERIVKEQSGHVPVPISLITEPGADAVALSEGAALWTRPKSEITKDEYADFYRSVAGQYDEPAATIHFRAEGLHEYTALAFVPGARPFDLFDADRKGRIKLYVKRVFITDEAELLPRYLRFVRGIVDTADLPLNVSREMIQDSPMLGAIKKGVTNRILADFAKLAEQDPDTFRLIWDNFGVVIKEGLYEDFARREQLLGLARFRTTASGEGWRSLKDYVGALKDNQTAIYYIAGDDASRIANSPQLEGFRARGIEVLLLSDPIDSFWASAAPDFEGKPFKSVTQGAADLGLIPLLDGATPPSAEASEKVGALIATMKEILAEEVADVRSSDRLTESAVCLVASDKGPDRQFERLLSAAGRVESAAKPILEVNPGHAMVSALASVEDGVLRSDIAHLLLDTARVLDGERPTNANAFAERLNRLMTRNFGDG, from the coding sequence ATGACCACGACCGCCACGCCCGAGCATCGCAGCTTCGAAGCCGACGTCTCCCGCCTGCTCCACATGATGGTGCATTCAGTTTACTCGGACAGGGACGTTTTCCTGCGCGAGCTGATCTCGAACGCAGCCGACGCGTGCGAGAAGCTGCGCTACGAAGCGATCGCCAAGCCCGAGCTTCTGGGCGACGACCCGAAGCTCGCGATCACCATCTCGGCCGATCCGGAGGGCGGCAAGCTGACTATTGCCGACAACGGCATCGGCATGAGTCATGACGATATGATAGAGGCTCTCGGCACGATCGCCCGCTCCGGCACGCGCAGCTTCATGGAGCGGGTCGCGACGGCCGATGGCAAGGACGGCGCCCAGCTCATCGGCCAGTTCGGCGTTGGCTTCTATTCCGCCTTCATGGTGGCCGAGAAGGTCGAGGTTGTCAGCCGCCGTGCCAGCAGCGCCGAAGCTTGGATCTGGTCTTCGGACGGCAAGGGCGAGTTCACCGTGGCGCCTGCGGCGCTGGACGAGGCTCCGTCCCGCGGGACGCGCGTGACGCTTCACCTGATTGAGGAGGCCAAGCCCTATGCCGAGCGCTGGACGCTGGAGCGCATCGTCAAGGAACAGTCCGGCCATGTACCGGTCCCGATCTCGCTGATCACGGAGCCGGGCGCCGATGCAGTCGCCCTCTCCGAGGGAGCCGCGCTTTGGACCAGGCCGAAAAGCGAGATCACGAAGGACGAATACGCCGATTTCTACCGCAGCGTTGCGGGACAATATGACGAGCCGGCGGCCACGATCCATTTTCGCGCCGAAGGCCTGCACGAATATACCGCGCTCGCCTTCGTCCCGGGAGCGCGTCCGTTCGATCTCTTCGACGCCGATCGGAAGGGCCGGATCAAGCTTTATGTGAAGCGCGTCTTCATTACGGACGAAGCCGAACTCCTTCCGCGCTACCTGCGCTTCGTTCGCGGCATCGTCGACACCGCCGACCTGCCGCTCAACGTCTCTCGCGAGATGATCCAGGACAGCCCAATGCTCGGGGCGATCAAGAAGGGGGTCACCAATCGTATCCTGGCCGATTTTGCGAAACTGGCCGAACAGGATCCGGACACCTTCCGACTGATCTGGGACAATTTCGGCGTCGTCATCAAGGAAGGACTGTACGAGGATTTCGCGCGCCGGGAGCAACTGCTCGGCCTCGCTCGCTTCCGGACCACGGCCTCCGGCGAAGGGTGGCGTAGCCTCAAGGACTATGTCGGCGCGCTCAAGGACAACCAGACCGCGATCTACTACATCGCCGGCGACGATGCCTCCCGGATCGCCAACTCCCCGCAGCTCGAAGGTTTTCGGGCGCGCGGCATCGAGGTGCTGTTGCTGTCGGATCCGATCGACAGCTTCTGGGCATCGGCAGCCCCGGATTTCGAAGGCAAGCCGTTCAAATCCGTGACCCAAGGTGCGGCCGATCTCGGTCTCATCCCGCTGCTTGACGGCGCAACGCCCCCGTCGGCTGAAGCGAGTGAGAAGGTCGGCGCTCTGATCGCAACGATGAAGGAGATTCTGGCCGAAGAGGTTGCGGATGTCCGCTCCTCCGATCGACTGACGGAGAGCGCGGTCTGCCTTGTTGCGTCAGACAAAGGGCCGGATCGCCAGTTCGAACGCCTGCTCAGCGCCGCGGGGCGCGTCGAAAGTGCTGCCAAGCCGATCCTCGAGGTCAACCCTGGCCATGCGATGGTTTCGGCCCTGGCGTCTGTTGAGGATGGCGTGCTGCGTAGCGACATTGCCCACCTACTCCTGGATACCGCCCGCGTCCTGGACGGCGAACGCCCGACAAACGCAAACGCATTCGCTGAGAGGCTCAACCGGCTGATGACGCGAAACTTCGGCGATGGCTGA
- a CDS encoding response regulator, whose translation MPAKILIVEDEIIIGMETEAAIEDLGHTSLGIAATEAEALQMAAAQLPDIAFVDVNLADGPTGPRVGAALAERGVAVVFLTANPRTIAKQVAKAVGVLDKPVAETELGKVIAFLTAQTTQPPPRLRLF comes from the coding sequence ATGCCTGCCAAAATCCTCATCGTTGAAGACGAGATAATCATCGGGATGGAGACTGAGGCCGCGATTGAGGATCTCGGTCACACCTCGCTCGGCATCGCAGCGACTGAGGCTGAGGCTCTCCAGATGGCGGCTGCACAGCTTCCAGACATCGCATTTGTGGACGTGAATTTAGCGGACGGACCGACGGGTCCTCGTGTCGGCGCCGCATTGGCAGAGCGCGGCGTTGCGGTCGTATTTCTTACCGCCAATCCCCGGACCATCGCGAAGCAGGTCGCCAAAGCTGTCGGCGTTCTCGATAAGCCTGTGGCGGAAACCGAGCTTGGAAAGGTGATTGCGTTCCTGACGGCGCAGACAACGCAGCCACCTCCCCGGCTTCGGCTTTTTTGA